DNA sequence from the Pomacea canaliculata isolate SZHN2017 linkage group LG7, ASM307304v1, whole genome shotgun sequence genome:
TTTTTCACAGAAGCAAAATGTTACTTATCAAATGATATTTGTCTAGTGTTCACACTGCaatattatcttttttccttttcctcagcattaaaaaaatgcgTATATCAATTTTCTGTTACCCATTTTGAGTACAATTCCCTGTTAGGTTataccagtatatatatatttacagccCATTATGCCGGGTTAACGAATACAGCGTCAGATTAGTGGTTGGAGTTAAAAAGGGAAAATTCTGTTtgcgagagaaaaagaaaaacgtttgtACGGGAATGGACATTTGCCTTTATACTTAATTCTTATCCTTAACGCAGTTTTAAAAACCTGTTTAAAATAGTTCATGATCAAACAATTCTGGCAAGGACGTTTTCACCAGAAAGCTAAGcatgatgttatttttttattataagctaATATACTGTTTGTCCTATTGTGCAGCACTTTATCTTCGCATACTGTTTGACGATTATTCATATCCGCCATTGGAAGGAACGAATATGTCTCTAGAGTGTGAGAGAGCACAGTCTCTTCAGTCAAATGTTGACTACTGGTGGTACAAGGACTCCAGAGAGGTTTATTTGCCCTCTTTTTTTGAGAAAAGCTTGATCTTTAATAAGGTGACCAGTCAACATCAAGGTCTCAGAGTGCAGTGTATGGCCAGGTACAACTACAATGGACTTATTTACAGGGAAGCTAGTGACACCTTGGTCATACAGGTTTGCTGTGAGTATTGTCTAAGTTCTTGTAGCTGTCATGGACTACATGGCTCTTTTCCATAAGGTTTATGATAGACAAATTAAACAcctaaaataacagttttaacgGTCTTTGTTTGTGCTCAGTAATTCTTAATTTATTCAATCATGTAACCTAGTACACTAATTACTAGAATACAAACCTTTTTCACCATTTTTACCATACACTCTGATATAATGTTCATGTATTCATATATGCAGGAATCCAAGAATAATGATCATTTTATCTAAAGATGTAATTATGCTGATACGACTACAGTTGtagacataataaaaataattttgatggaTGTTTTGCTCCTCTTGTGTATACAGTAGCACAAACGCTGCATAATACAATATCGAACTTACGAATTCAATGTAAAACGGACAAGAAGCTTGCATTTATCTTTGGCAGACTTCCTATATGTTATATACGTCACCAAGTGTAtacttttataaatagtttGTGAAAGGCTTGAACTAATGAAATGGAGACATTGTTATATATGTAATTAAGAGAGCACGATATAGagaaaacattgaaagaaaTTTGTACAACTGATTGTCCTGTTCTGTAGGTGCTCCTACAATAAATTCCACTGACGGACCACCGCCAGCTTTATCCAGTATCGGTGATGAAGGACATCTCAGCATTGAAATGAcagcccaccccacccctcacctGATAAACATCACCTACCTCGGACCAGTCTTGAATGAAAGTATTGAAGGCAAAAACATTGGAAACTCTACGCTCGTTGACTGCGTTGCTAACCTCGTGTCACGTGCTTCAGTCACGTGCTCCATTACCATCTTCAACATCTCACAGGCTGCTGAAGGCTTTTACAAGGCTATTTTAGGCAACAGCCTCGGGCACCTGCCTTTCATATTTAAAGTAAACCGTAATGGTGAGTATTAACAGTCTGCTATCAAACAATATATAAgttttaaaaccattttgttttttatgaacTCTGTACTTACGTCtctgatttattttgttatcgATTTAGCTAGGATTATGTATTTTTTGACATATGAAATTTCGAACGTGTTCTCACGAGTGCTAAAACGCTTAGAAAATTTCTTTGTTAGCTGGTTTCTAAATTtagaaaaagcacaaaaacccaaacattttaCGCCCCTTAGGAATCGAGTACTACGCACAACTTTTATATTGCTTATTTAATAGCTATAtacaactaaatatttttttaaatgttattctaTATACTGATTTGGATGCTGCTTAGTAGAAACTTTTACtattaaactacaaaaaatgGATACATGTAGAAATCATAGAAATACTGAATTCCTTGCAATCATGATTGTTATCCGACTGTACCATTATGTTTTACAAGTCGATCGCACTGGAGAAAGATCAAGTTTTTTGTTGACCGTCCGTGGTTCATCTCTTGGCGGAGCTGTCACAGTCATCGCTGCAGCAATCTTCTTTATCTGTCACTGGAAACGTGAGTTTCTTAGTTCGACTACGACTACTACTAACAGATGACTAGTATAGGAGGAGCAACATTAATTACTAAGTCAAGAAGACATGAATGCATGAATGAATATTGCTATAAACACTTGTTGTTTTCTCTCagcaaaacttatttttctaaACACGAATGTCTTCTGTTTAACATTCTGGGtacaaaggaaaagagaaacaaattaataGACTGTGAAGCCAATGTCTGGCTTGATATGTCCATTTTACACGTTTTATTCCTGATAACCTATTAATGGATCAACAGGTAGAAATAAGAGCTGTGAGACAAGACAGACGAGTTCAGAGAGGAAACAGTCGGCAGGAGTGCGTCTGGAAGAAATACCAGCTGGAGGTGTGATGAACGTGTATCACGAAGAGAAAACTGTCGATCGTGGAAAGAAGACCCAAAATGCAGACAAAGTTGATTCTTGTGAGTCTCCAAGATCTTTATAGTCCCAAAGTTGTCTGTAGatataaaatatcataaaaCAAAGGTGAACGCAAagtaaattgaaaaattaatattgtaatttttcaaaacaacaagTCTCCGTTCTTTTATGGTGTTAATATAAACTGGACGCAAAtatgaaatttataaaaaagcaaaaatatgtcTTCAGCTAGTATACATTGCTGATATCTAACATATATTCGCATAGATGTGAGCAAAAGTTTCTTATACATTTAACTCGTAAATGTAGTGTTTCAATGCTTGGAATTTGTGATAATATCTATTTCGCAAGATTCGGTCACAGTTCTTCATTGCTGAGGTTAACTCCGGAAGTACGAGAATCTGATGCTATGTGTTGCTTAAAACACGTCAATCGCGGGAATACCGTTAGCACATGAATCATTATCATCCAATATTCGGCAGGTGCAAATTGGGgatgacacattaaaaaaatataaaactaatatGTATCTGTGCCAATGTTTTGTTGCACAATTCCATCATGTTAACGCGGCCAGAAAGTACAAACGTTGGCTTTGTCAGCTGTTAAGACCTTCCGATAACTGAAAGATTGGATGTAAATGTTCGTCTTtcttacattaatatttttctgctaCAGACCCCATCTATGTCAACACTGCTGAACTTGCCGAGGAAAAAGATCACATCTACAGCAATGTTGGAGAGAGTGGAAGTGGACGGCAAAGGCATGAATAACATCAGAACTGTTTAGTGTAAACAATCTGTGGATAACCCGTAAAATTTGCGAAAAcctcaaaagaaataaagcaaaacaatgaaatgatCTCAAATTTTGCTTGTCACGTGTCAAGACACTATAATTGATAAATTAGATggataaatcaaaataaaaaagcagaaacccaaagaaaaataagttttcttttaagtgtCATGTTAAGCACTGAAAATACTGGCTAAATCGATTTAACATCAGTAGTGATCGTTTGTAACAATAGTTCTActtgtaattgaaaaaaaatattttagttgtcGTACTTTTagaatgtttgaaatttttttgaTCCACTATGTTTACTAAAAATTATCCTGTAGTTAACGTTCTTGGCTTCTTGTTAtgcattctgttttttttaacattttctttttcatatgaACTCATGTGTTTAAAACTGTGTACCTTTAATCTACTGAAGTATAATACTTAATATATCCTGTGTGAGTGTCGTGTTAATCTTTTGTTCGCTACGATGTGCTAATGgaagtgctttttattttcatgtttaaaaatttaCCATGCCGTCTAGTAGATGTCTAGAAACAGTCGGGatgtgtaaaaatataaagacaaatAGCAGAAAGGATGGAGAGCGCAATTCTTTGTCATTTCATTAGCATTATTTATTCTAGTGCATTAGCTCGTGCACTGGGTTTCTTATATCAATGTAATAAACAATGCTCCATGTTTAACTATTTCATGAGTTATTAAATTGGAATATAAGAGAAGCGGAAATAAATTGTGAGTGAAAAATCATTTGAGGGGAGATAAGTAATGATGCTGTGAGGCTGAACTACTTGTTAGTTATAACCGTCTTCTAGCTAGTCAGAGCtatgtgttaatgttttatttctccaaacTACAGACATGCAAAGATGaactgaatgttttttttttttcattgtgaagAACATAAGTCTTTCTCGTACTTCTCCCTTGTCCCCTGTTTCTTACGGTCACTGGTACAGATACACAGATTACTTTGAGAAAAGATTCCTCTATTATATACATTTGCTGAGtcctgttttctattttttctgttcagcGAATTAAATAGTCTAAAGTGTAAGGAGTGTAAGAACATGCCTTCCTAGTTTGTCAGGTACTCCATTACATCTTTCTAAAGGAGATAACTCTAGCAACCACTATTAAAGAACCCGTAGTAACCTATCAGTAAAGTAAGGCTTATAATTGTCCATGTCCACtcacattaaatataaaaatatggaCACTCGGTATTGATAGAGATCAAACAGAGTAGTGTAAAACGATAAACAACATTATGTATGAGCAGTGTAGTTCCGGCTACCCGCTTATACTATCGATGACAATAAcaggaagagaaataaaagacaaatgaaaaacaaaagtacttcagacctttttataaaaataacattatttatggTGTCTTTATGGACACTAGTCACAATAATCCGTTAAGTAAACGGGACCTGGATAGCATTCACctatcaaacatttaaaagagtATGCatatggaaaagaaagagattaaaaaaaattccaagtatcgaaataaaaacaagcacacacacacacagtggaacCTCTCCGTACTACAAGTCACTTTTAAACAGACAGCTTCTTTCACAAGAATTAAACACATATTCATGATCTTTTGTGTCAACTGTACGATTATTATATTGTCACGTATTTGGTCTGTTGAAGAAAACCAAACAATACTATCTTTAAGAAAGAGTCCGAAAGCCAGCTTcatcctctctccttctttcaATCTCTGCGACACTTTCGTTGGCTTAGGAGCAAGTTTCAGTTCGCGGAACTGTTTTCTTATCTCGTGCAAACAATGTCGAGCAGATGTCAGAAGTCTTCCTCTCTCAAGTGACGAACTTTCTACTGTCATCACGTAGATGTTACTGACGAGCCGAGGAGAAGGTTGATGGAATATACACTTACATGACAGTATGGGTAGAGTTACGAGAAGGGTACCTTAGATAGTACgatcggagagagagagataggtaATGATCTAGCTAACGTAAAAAGTCACAAATGTCAAGCTAGAAGATAAACTTtgtgccatcatcatcatcatcatcatcatcatcatcatcatcatcatcatcatcatcatcatcatcatcatcatcatcatcatcatcatcagcacctTGGGGTAAGAACAACTGCATTTCAACTCAGTTCCTTAA
Encoded proteins:
- the LOC112569299 gene encoding uncharacterized protein LOC112569299 — protein: MFVVTCIYSAFLLLMPYVDAQLKSRLVNGTAPWNGRLEILYNGTWGTVCDDIFGKEEAQVTCRMLGFVRSQALVVASFMYGGGSGLIILDDLMCTGEETSLDQCDHRGFTENDCSHSEDVGIICSTQPVKLRLRNTQSSSPYKGRAEMQIGGGHWIELCTSDNNMAKVVCRQLGLSSHAAIFTNASVTEMSLYGERERLTPMSMFICLGNETSLFECQQAADSTAGYYYRFCDMDYIICDDSLYLRILFDDYSYPPLEGTNMSLECERAQSLQSNVDYWWYKDSREVYLPSFFEKSLIFNKVTSQHQGLRVQCMARYNYNGLIYREASDTLVIQVCCAPTINSTDGPPPALSSIGDEGHLSIEMTAHPTPHLINITYLGPVLNESIEGKNIGNSTLVDCVANLVSRASVTCSITIFNISQAAEGFYKAILGNSLGHLPFIFKVNRNVDRTGERSSFLLTVRGSSLGGAVTVIAAAIFFICHWKRRNKSCETRQTSSERKQSAGVRLEEIPAGGVMNVYHEEKTVDRGKKTQNADKVDSYPIYVNTAELAEEKDHIYSNVGESGSGRQRHE